From the genome of Ktedonobacterales bacterium:
TCTCTAATGCTTGATGATTTCTGCGACCGCGCGCAAAACGGGTCGCTTCCAGCGTGCCTATCGCTCCATTGGCAAAGGTCAGTGTAGCGGCAAACGCATCATCCACCGTGACCCGCCCGGTGCCACCTTCTGCGGTTGGCCGCTCAGGAATAAACGTCGCGGTATTCGCGCTGATCGTCGCTGGCTCGCCAACCAGAAAACGCGCGATGTCAATGATATGCGTACCCAGATCGCCGATAGCCCCTGTTCCTGCCGTCTCCGCATCCATTCGCCAGACCATTGGAAAGGCCGGATCGGTAATCCACTCTTGCAAATAGCGCGCGCGGAAATGATAGATCCGGCCCAGCCGACCCGCCTGGATGATCTCCCGCGCCAGGCGAATAGCCGGAACGAAGCGATAATTGAAGGCGCACATATGCACAATGCCAGCCTGCCGCGCCGCCTCCCACATCTGCTTCGCCTCGGCGGCGGTACGGCCCAGCGGTTTCTCGCAGATGATATGCTTGCCAGCCCGCGCAGCGGCAATACAGGGTTCGGCGTGCAAATGATTGGGCGCGCCATTATCAAACACCTGAATGTCGGGATCATTCACCAGCGCCCGCCAGTCGGTAACAGCCTTCTCGTATCCATACCGGCGCGCCGCAGCCTCCACACGCGCTTGATTGCTGCCCGCAATAGCAACCAATCTGGCCCGCGCAGGCGGAGGAGTATAAATGTAGTTCAGCTTCTTGTAGGCGTTAGTGTGCGCTTTGCCCATAAAAGCATAGCCCAGCATGCCCACGCCAAGCGTCGGTATCTCAGCAGACGCCTGGCCGCCCTCGCCCATCGTCAAAAATCCGACACGATCTGACATACAACCCTCCTCTTGTGGCTACATGAACAAGCTGATCACAGGCATTTAGATCGCTTGCAAGATACCCCGCAGCTTTTCCAACGAGCGGCGCGCGCTCTCCAGCGAAGGGATACGGGGCTGATCATTCTCCACAATATACCAGCGCGCGCCCTGCTCGTGCGCTGCCCGGCAAATGCCCACCATGTCTAGCGTCCCATCGCCTACCTCGGTAAAGCTCCGGTCAGCCGCCATATCCTTGACATGAATCAGCAGCGCGCGGCCAGCGCGCTTGCGCAGATAGGCCGCCGGATCGACACCGGCATAGGCCGCCCAGTAGACATCAAGCTCCAGGGCAACCACCAGCGGGTCTGTGTTTTCAAGCAGCGCGTCGAGGAGCATCGCCCCCTCGCTCTGAGCAAACTCAAAATCATGGTTATGGTAGCCAAACGCGATGCCGCGCTCGTGGCAGCGGCGGCCAATCTCATTGAGGCGCTCGGCAAGCGCGCGCAGGTCGTCCGCGCCGCGCTGCTCAGGCGGCAGCCAGGGCAGAACCAGCGCGGAGCAGTTAATCGTCTGGCAATAATCAAGCTCGCGGCCAAGATTGCTCTCCAGGGCCGCCAGACCGATATGCGTTGACGCAGCGCGCAAGCCATGCTCTGTTAATAGCTCTGCCATCTGGTCCGCTGCGAGTCCGCCATAGCCCGCAAACTCAACGGCGCGATAGCCAAGCTGCGCCACTTGCCGAAGCGTCCCTGCAAAGTCACGCGCGGTCTCGTCGCGCACCGTATAGAGTTGCAGCGCAATGGGTGGCCGGTCCATGTATTTCTCCTTCTTGTCTGGAAACCCGCTTTATATGTAGGCGG
Proteins encoded in this window:
- a CDS encoding Gfo/Idh/MocA family oxidoreductase translates to MSDRVGFLTMGEGGQASAEIPTLGVGMLGYAFMGKAHTNAYKKLNYIYTPPPARARLVAIAGSNQARVEAAARRYGYEKAVTDWRALVNDPDIQVFDNGAPNHLHAEPCIAAARAGKHIICEKPLGRTAAEAKQMWEAARQAGIVHMCAFNYRFVPAIRLAREIIQAGRLGRIYHFRARYLQEWITDPAFPMVWRMDAETAGTGAIGDLGTHIIDIARFLVGEPATISANTATFIPERPTAEGGTGRVTVDDAFAATLTFANGAIGTLEATRFARGRRNHQALEINGEKGSLAFNMERLNELEVYLPEEETSRDGQGFRQVLVTESTHPFYDAWWPQGHIIGWEHTFVHEIKHFFDAVTSGKPVAPEGANFEDGYRASVVADAIVESARSGQRVAITY
- a CDS encoding sugar phosphate isomerase/epimerase, with the protein product MDRPPIALQLYTVRDETARDFAGTLRQVAQLGYRAVEFAGYGGLAADQMAELLTEHGLRAASTHIGLAALESNLGRELDYCQTINCSALVLPWLPPEQRGADDLRALAERLNEIGRRCHERGIAFGYHNHDFEFAQSEGAMLLDALLENTDPLVVALELDVYWAAYAGVDPAAYLRKRAGRALLIHVKDMAADRSFTEVGDGTLDMVGICRAAHEQGARWYIVENDQPRIPSLESARRSLEKLRGILQAI